A portion of the Kosmotoga arenicorallina S304 genome contains these proteins:
- a CDS encoding flavin reductase family protein gives MDALGKIYSTTTIVTMNAKEKANGIAIAWITRVSINPPMIAISVGKTRYSHTLLNETDRFGVCIMRPEAEKLVNFFGSKSGRDIDKFAELDYEKSPSGIPIVPGTLAYIECTIKEKADAGDHTIFIGEVVLQKLFGNDKPLLYGEHSMLNPWLRD, from the coding sequence GTGGACGCTCTGGGAAAGATTTATTCAACTACAACCATTGTTACAATGAATGCAAAGGAAAAAGCTAATGGAATTGCTATTGCCTGGATTACAAGGGTTTCAATCAATCCACCCATGATTGCCATTTCCGTTGGCAAGACGAGATATTCACACACTCTCTTGAATGAGACGGATCGTTTTGGCGTTTGTATTATGAGACCTGAAGCCGAAAAGCTGGTGAATTTCTTTGGATCAAAAAGTGGCAGAGATATAGACAAATTTGCAGAGCTCGATTATGAAAAGAGCCCTTCAGGCATACCCATAGTGCCTGGAACTCTCGCATATATTGAATGCACTATAAAGGAAAAAGCTGATGCTGGAGACCATACTATATTTATTGGTGAGGTAGTTTTGCAGAAGCTATTTGGTAATGATAAGCCACTATTATATGGTGAACACAGTATGTTAAATCCCTGGTTAAGGGATTGA